The following proteins are encoded in a genomic region of Actinomadura sp. NAK00032:
- a CDS encoding aspartate ammonia-lyase, whose amino-acid sequence MSEQEFRVEHDSMGEVRVPAAARWRAQTQRAVENFPISGRPLEAAHIAALGHIKAAAATVNAELGVLDADVAAAITEAAREVADGRWNDQFPIDVFQTGSGTSSNMNANEVVATLAQERLGRPVHPNDHVNASQSSNDVFPSSIHIAATGGVLNDLIPALRHLEAALARKAGEFRTVVKSGRTHLMDATPVTLGQEFGGYAAQVRHGVERLEAVLPRLAELPLGGTAVGTGINTPEGFAARVIAEIARVTGLPLTEARDHFEAQGARDGLVEASGALRTVAVSLNKIANDLRWMGSGPRAGLAEIRLPDLQPGSSIMPGKVNPVIPEAVAQVAAQVIGNDAAVAFGGAAGNFELNVMLPMLARNVLESVTLLANVSRLLADRCVDGIEADADRMREYAESSPSIVTPLNRYIGYEEAAKVAKQALRERRTIREVVLERGYVDDGKLTVEQLDAALDVLGMTGSPGWRPRG is encoded by the coding sequence ATGTCCGAGCAGGAGTTCCGGGTCGAGCACGACTCCATGGGCGAGGTGCGGGTCCCGGCGGCGGCCAGGTGGCGGGCGCAGACCCAGCGCGCGGTGGAGAACTTCCCGATCTCCGGCCGGCCGCTGGAGGCCGCGCACATCGCCGCGCTCGGCCACATCAAGGCCGCGGCGGCCACGGTCAACGCCGAGCTGGGCGTGCTCGACGCGGACGTCGCCGCCGCGATCACCGAGGCGGCGCGGGAGGTCGCGGACGGCCGTTGGAACGACCAGTTCCCCATCGACGTGTTCCAGACCGGGTCGGGGACGTCGTCCAACATGAACGCCAACGAGGTCGTCGCGACGCTGGCGCAGGAGCGGCTCGGCCGCCCCGTCCATCCGAACGACCACGTGAACGCCTCCCAGTCGTCCAACGACGTGTTCCCCTCCTCGATCCACATCGCGGCCACCGGGGGCGTCCTGAACGACCTGATTCCCGCGCTGCGGCATCTGGAGGCCGCGCTGGCGCGCAAGGCCGGCGAGTTCCGGACCGTGGTGAAGTCGGGCCGCACCCACCTGATGGACGCCACGCCCGTGACGCTCGGCCAGGAGTTCGGCGGGTACGCGGCGCAGGTGCGGCACGGCGTCGAGCGGCTGGAGGCCGTGCTGCCGCGGCTCGCGGAGCTGCCGCTCGGCGGGACGGCGGTCGGCACCGGCATCAACACCCCGGAGGGCTTCGCCGCGCGCGTCATCGCGGAGATCGCGCGGGTCACCGGGCTGCCGCTGACCGAGGCCCGCGACCACTTCGAGGCGCAGGGCGCGCGGGACGGCCTGGTCGAGGCGAGCGGCGCGCTGCGCACCGTCGCGGTCAGCCTCAACAAGATCGCCAACGATCTGCGCTGGATGGGGTCCGGGCCGCGCGCCGGGCTCGCCGAGATCCGGCTGCCGGACCTGCAGCCCGGGTCGTCGATCATGCCGGGGAAGGTCAACCCGGTCATCCCGGAGGCGGTGGCGCAGGTCGCCGCGCAGGTCATCGGGAACGACGCGGCGGTCGCGTTCGGCGGCGCGGCCGGCAACTTCGAGCTGAACGTGATGCTGCCGATGCTGGCCCGCAACGTGCTGGAGTCGGTCACGCTGCTGGCCAACGTGTCGCGGCTGCTGGCGGACCGCTGCGTGGACGGCATCGAGGCCGACGCCGACCGGATGCGCGAGTACGCCGAGTCCTCGCCGTCGATCGTGACGCCGCTGAACCGCTACATCGGGTACGAGGAGGCGGCGAAGGTCGCCAAGCAGGCGCTCAGGGAGCGCCGGACGATCCGCGAGGTCGTGCTCGAACGCGGCTACGTCGACGACGGGAAGCTGACCGTCGAGCAGCTCGACGCGGCGCTCGACGTGCTCGGCATGACCGGCTCGCCCGGCTGGCGCCCCCGCGGCTGA